A window of the Lolium perenne isolate Kyuss_39 chromosome 7, Kyuss_2.0, whole genome shotgun sequence genome harbors these coding sequences:
- the LOC127318432 gene encoding uncharacterized protein gives MWTSFLFRVLFKGMASKEVVKSRDRDPGLAVLAVALCDSRGKVVLRIQKTVEGFAGGRMMLELMALTEGLQAEVGFGIQSLTIVTDYRALHNHLREKARFIIQ, from the exons ATGTGGACTTCTTTCCTCTTCCGCGTCCTCTTCAAGGGCATGGCGAGCAAGGAGGTGGTAAAGTCGCGGGACCGGGACCCCGGCCTCGCGGTGCTCGCCGTGGCTCTGTGCGACTCGCGGGGGAAGGTGGTGCTCAGGATACAGAAGACTGTGGAAGGGTTCGCCGGCGGACGCATGATGCTCGAGCTGATGGCGCTCACGGAAGGCCTCCAGGCGGAGGTCGGGTTTGGGATCCAAAGCCTCACTATCGTTACCGACTACAGGGCGCTGCACAACCAT CTGCGAGAGAAAGCTCGGTTCATAATTCAGTGA